Proteins encoded together in one Lysinibacter cavernae window:
- a CDS encoding Gfo/Idh/MocA family protein: protein MVNVTDADVVSPVNAAPLRIGVLGAARISTASVIKASQLTGDRLVAVAARDPKRAAEYAAANGFERSEPSYEALLAADDIDVIYNPLPNGLHAEWTIKALRAGKNVLSEKPFSSNLAEGEILATVAEETGGKLWEAFHNRHHPVMGRMLEIAASGEVGDVTHVHVRMDMPYPGDDDPRSSFALAGGGLMDVGCYAVHAAVEFGALLGGAPRITAATAEVSTFDELIDTRLVASAVYPNGRTASLHSSMSDNDVRFELSFTGTRGKAYAPGFVLPHLDDRVIVTVDGVERVEHLGTRTSYAYQLDAVRRNLRDGEPFAVPVSTSLTIMGLIDDAYRAAGLPVRPARVLE from the coding sequence ATGGTGAACGTGACCGACGCTGATGTTGTGTCCCCTGTCAATGCTGCGCCCCTCCGAATCGGGGTGCTCGGGGCAGCACGGATCTCAACGGCGTCGGTGATCAAGGCCTCTCAGCTTACTGGTGACCGCCTCGTCGCCGTTGCGGCGCGCGACCCGAAGCGAGCCGCAGAATATGCTGCCGCAAACGGGTTTGAACGCTCGGAGCCAAGCTACGAGGCCCTGCTCGCAGCCGACGATATTGACGTGATCTATAACCCGCTGCCCAACGGCCTGCACGCGGAATGGACGATCAAAGCGCTCAGGGCAGGTAAGAACGTGCTCTCAGAGAAACCGTTCAGCTCAAACCTCGCCGAGGGCGAGATCCTCGCGACGGTTGCCGAGGAGACGGGCGGAAAACTCTGGGAAGCGTTCCACAACAGGCATCATCCCGTGATGGGGCGGATGCTTGAGATCGCGGCATCCGGGGAGGTCGGCGACGTAACTCACGTCCATGTCCGCATGGATATGCCCTATCCTGGCGACGACGACCCTCGCTCATCCTTCGCACTTGCCGGCGGGGGACTCATGGATGTTGGCTGCTACGCGGTACATGCCGCCGTTGAGTTTGGGGCACTTCTTGGCGGTGCGCCCCGCATCACTGCAGCGACCGCGGAGGTCTCGACCTTCGACGAACTCATCGACACCAGGCTGGTGGCCAGCGCCGTCTATCCCAACGGGCGGACGGCATCCCTGCACAGCAGTATGAGCGATAACGACGTGCGGTTCGAGCTTTCGTTCACGGGCACGCGTGGCAAGGCGTACGCGCCGGGTTTTGTCTTGCCGCACCTCGACGACCGGGTCATTGTGACGGTGGATGGCGTTGAACGGGTTGAGCACCTTGGCACGCGAACGTCGTATGCCTATCAGCTGGATGCCGTGCGTCGGAACCTGCGAGACGGCGAGCCGTTTGCGGTTCCGGTCAGCACTTCGCTCACCATTATGGGATTGATCGACGACGCGTATCGTGCCGCCGGGCTGCCCGTTCGGCCTGCGCGCGTGCTCGAGTAA
- a CDS encoding sugar phosphate isomerase/epimerase family protein produces MSVSSRIAAAPISWGVCEVPNWGFQLAPETVLNQMRELGVLATEFGPEGFLPVDPAARATVLAEHGMHAVGGFVPVIFHKADHDPLPGILAELAAHVSAGASTIVYAAASGDDGYDERPVLTDDEWQTLFSNLERARQAAVDAGIVPTLHPHVGTIIETGDDVRLVLERSSIGLCLDTGHLLIGGTDPQILVDGYADRITHTHLKDVRESLANRVRAGEITYYDAVTQGMYCPLGTGDANIGNIVRTLEAAGYSGWYTMEQDTVLNDESEAAGALADVRSSMEFLLNLGV; encoded by the coding sequence ATGTCTGTGAGTTCACGCATCGCCGCTGCGCCCATCTCATGGGGCGTCTGTGAAGTGCCAAATTGGGGGTTCCAGCTTGCCCCAGAAACCGTGCTCAACCAGATGCGCGAGCTTGGCGTTTTAGCCACGGAGTTTGGCCCAGAAGGCTTCCTCCCTGTCGACCCTGCCGCTCGCGCCACGGTGCTCGCCGAGCACGGGATGCACGCGGTTGGCGGGTTTGTGCCCGTCATCTTCCATAAGGCCGATCACGACCCGCTGCCTGGTATCCTCGCGGAGCTTGCTGCCCACGTGAGCGCTGGGGCCTCGACGATTGTGTACGCGGCGGCGAGCGGCGACGACGGATACGACGAGCGCCCAGTACTGACCGACGACGAGTGGCAGACGCTGTTCAGTAACCTCGAGCGGGCGCGGCAGGCAGCAGTGGACGCAGGCATCGTGCCTACACTGCATCCACACGTTGGCACCATCATTGAAACGGGCGATGACGTCAGGTTGGTACTCGAACGGTCGAGCATCGGGCTTTGCCTTGATACGGGGCACCTGCTCATCGGTGGCACCGATCCTCAGATTCTGGTCGACGGCTATGCTGACCGCATCACCCACACCCACCTAAAGGATGTTCGGGAAAGCCTCGCCAATCGGGTTCGGGCTGGCGAGATCACCTACTATGACGCGGTCACGCAGGGGATGTATTGCCCACTTGGCACCGGCGACGCTAACATTGGCAACATCGTGCGCACCCTCGAAGCTGCTGGCTACAGCGGCTGGTACACGATGGAGCAAGATACTGTGCTCAACGATGAGTCAGAAGCCGCTGGGGCCCTCGCCGATGTCCGATCGAGCATGGAGTTCCTGCTGAATCTAGGAGTTTAA
- the iolG gene encoding inositol 2-dehydrogenase — translation MTEYTEAATVGIGIFGSGRIGQVHAANVALNPGSTLLWVCDPRLDAATELAQKYGARATDNPNDVLSDPAVQAVLVGSSTPTHMDLTVQSVRAGKRVLCEKPLDLELDVIDAARADAGPDIEHVMVGFNRRFDPNVAEVHRRVEAGEIGQLEQLTIISRDPTPPPGEYLAVSGGMFRDMTIHDFDMARFFLGEITSVYATGSALFSDDARAVGDVDSASLILTNAAGVQCQIINSRHCGYGYDQRLEAFGSLGSLRVGNQRDTTVVFDGASATDVKNPIQNFFLERYAAAYQIELQHFLTSIASGVAPSPSFEDGREAVVCALAAQRSLSEGRVVALSEFGL, via the coding sequence ATGACTGAATACACCGAAGCAGCTACAGTCGGCATTGGCATCTTTGGGTCGGGCCGTATCGGCCAGGTCCACGCGGCAAACGTTGCGCTCAACCCTGGCTCAACGCTGCTCTGGGTCTGCGACCCGCGGCTCGATGCGGCCACCGAACTCGCGCAGAAATACGGGGCTCGGGCAACCGATAACCCCAACGACGTGCTTTCAGACCCTGCCGTGCAGGCTGTGCTGGTCGGGTCATCGACGCCAACCCATATGGACCTCACGGTGCAGTCGGTCAGGGCGGGGAAGCGGGTCCTCTGCGAGAAACCGCTCGACCTTGAGCTCGACGTAATCGATGCAGCCAGGGCGGATGCCGGTCCTGACATTGAGCACGTGATGGTTGGGTTCAACCGACGGTTTGACCCGAACGTTGCCGAAGTGCACCGCAGAGTTGAAGCGGGGGAGATCGGGCAGCTTGAACAGCTCACGATCATCAGCCGTGACCCGACGCCGCCTCCGGGAGAGTACCTTGCCGTTTCAGGCGGGATGTTCCGCGATATGACCATTCACGACTTTGATATGGCGAGGTTCTTCCTCGGCGAGATCACATCGGTGTATGCAACGGGAAGCGCGCTCTTTAGCGACGACGCCCGCGCGGTTGGCGACGTTGATTCTGCCTCGCTTATCCTGACGAACGCGGCAGGCGTGCAGTGCCAGATCATCAACTCTCGACACTGCGGGTATGGCTACGACCAACGGCTTGAGGCATTCGGTTCGCTCGGTTCGCTGCGCGTTGGCAACCAGCGAGACACGACGGTTGTGTTTGACGGGGCCAGCGCCACCGACGTGAAGAATCCTATTCAGAACTTCTTTCTTGAACGATACGCCGCCGCGTACCAGATCGAGTTGCAGCACTTCCTGACGTCGATCGCGTCGGGCGTTGCCCCGAGTCCGTCGTTCGAAGACGGCCGTGAAGCCGTTGTCTGTGCGCTTGCGGCGCAACGCAGCCTATCCGAGGGGCGAGTTGTTGCACTCTCGGAGTTTGGGCTCTGA
- the iolD gene encoding 3D-(3,5/4)-trihydroxycyclohexane-1,2-dione acylhydrolase (decyclizing): MTVSQALVEFLSHQYTVDGDLRERTIPGTFGIFGHGNVAGIGQALKQLSVTDPAAMPYYQARNEQGMVHESVGFARMRRRRATYANAASVGPGAANMLTGAALATTNRLPVLLLPSDTFATRVSDPVLQQMELPHDTSITVNDAFRPLSRFFDRVDRPEKLFSTALSAMRVLTDPVETGAVTIALPEDVQAEALDVPLEFLQDREWHLRRPLPEREPLARAIAAIRAARAPMIIAGGGVLYSGAEDVLRKLVEDTGIVVGTTQAGGGSLHWDHPQNLGAVGATGSTAANRAAAEVDVIIGVGTRYSDFTTASRTAFQNPDVTFVNINIASFDAYKHGSQLPIIADAREALTELIEALAGFRVSTDYAECNAREKQAWDAAVTAAFEPSGRPVPAQSEIIGAVQQASDPRDVVVCAAGSLPGDLHKLWRPQDALGYHVEYAFSCMGYEIAGGIGVRRAAPDRDVIVMVGDGSYLMLNTELVTAVAEGIKIIVVLIQNHGYASIGHLSEDIGSQRFGTKYRYLEHDEHTHSFDDGDVLPVDLAANARSYGLDVIEIEPSETAIADLSAAVATAKASSTSTLIHINSDPLLFAPDGEGWWDVPVAEVSELDSTQQARAGYETNQAAQRPLLG; this comes from the coding sequence ATGACCGTGAGCCAGGCGCTCGTCGAGTTTCTCTCGCACCAGTACACGGTTGACGGGGATCTTCGCGAACGGACGATTCCGGGCACCTTTGGTATTTTTGGCCACGGCAACGTCGCCGGCATCGGGCAGGCGCTCAAGCAGCTTTCGGTGACCGACCCCGCGGCGATGCCCTACTACCAAGCCCGCAACGAGCAGGGCATGGTGCACGAATCGGTTGGTTTTGCCAGGATGCGCAGGCGGAGGGCAACCTACGCCAACGCCGCATCCGTTGGTCCTGGCGCGGCGAACATGCTGACCGGCGCGGCGCTTGCGACCACCAACAGGCTTCCCGTTCTGCTACTGCCGAGCGACACCTTTGCCACTCGCGTGAGCGACCCGGTGCTGCAACAGATGGAGCTGCCGCACGACACCTCGATAACCGTCAACGACGCGTTCCGTCCGCTTTCGCGCTTTTTTGACCGCGTCGATCGACCAGAAAAGCTGTTCTCGACTGCCCTGTCTGCCATGCGCGTGCTCACGGATCCCGTCGAAACCGGAGCCGTCACGATCGCGCTGCCAGAGGACGTGCAAGCGGAGGCACTCGACGTTCCGCTCGAATTCTTGCAGGACCGTGAGTGGCACCTGCGCCGCCCGCTGCCTGAGCGCGAGCCGCTTGCCAGGGCGATTGCCGCCATCCGCGCCGCACGGGCGCCCATGATCATTGCCGGCGGCGGAGTGCTCTACTCTGGCGCAGAAGATGTGCTGCGCAAACTGGTTGAAGATACCGGCATTGTGGTTGGCACAACACAAGCCGGCGGCGGCTCGTTGCACTGGGACCACCCGCAAAACCTTGGCGCGGTTGGTGCAACCGGTTCAACGGCGGCCAACAGGGCAGCAGCAGAGGTCGACGTCATCATCGGCGTTGGGACACGCTACAGCGATTTCACGACCGCAAGCCGAACGGCCTTCCAGAACCCAGATGTCACGTTTGTCAACATCAATATTGCGTCCTTCGACGCGTATAAGCACGGCAGCCAGCTTCCGATTATTGCGGATGCCCGCGAGGCGCTGACCGAGCTTATCGAGGCGCTTGCCGGCTTCCGCGTCTCAACCGACTACGCGGAGTGCAACGCGCGAGAGAAGCAAGCCTGGGATGCCGCGGTAACGGCGGCCTTTGAGCCCTCTGGTCGGCCGGTGCCTGCCCAATCCGAAATCATTGGAGCGGTCCAGCAGGCGAGCGACCCGCGCGACGTTGTTGTCTGCGCTGCAGGCTCGCTGCCAGGCGACCTGCACAAGCTTTGGCGCCCGCAGGACGCGCTCGGCTATCACGTCGAATACGCCTTCTCCTGTATGGGCTACGAGATCGCTGGCGGCATCGGCGTGCGTCGGGCAGCCCCTGACCGCGACGTGATCGTCATGGTCGGCGATGGCTCGTATCTGATGCTCAATACCGAACTCGTGACGGCCGTCGCCGAGGGCATCAAGATTATTGTTGTGCTCATCCAGAACCACGGCTATGCCTCGATCGGCCACCTCTCGGAGGACATCGGCTCGCAACGGTTTGGTACCAAATACCGGTACCTCGAGCACGACGAACACACGCACTCCTTTGACGACGGAGACGTGCTGCCCGTTGACCTCGCCGCAAACGCTCGCAGTTACGGGCTCGATGTTATCGAGATTGAGCCTTCTGAGACCGCAATCGCCGACCTGTCTGCGGCGGTTGCAACGGCCAAAGCGTCATCAACCTCGACGCTTATCCACATCAACTCCGACCCGCTCCTGTTTGCCCCTGACGGTGAGGGTTGGTGGGATGTTCCCGTTGCCGAGGTCTCAGAACTTGACTCCACGCAGCAGGCGAGGGCCGGATACGAAACGAATCAGGCCGCCCAGCGCCCGCTGCTCGGCTAA
- the iolB gene encoding 5-deoxy-glucuronate isomerase, whose amino-acid sequence MTDQRWMFERGTLARDGWETVVGSDLPGWKHTGLRVATLAGGASLALEANAEASVERLIVPLAGSFTVLVTEPSGTSSFTLNGRTSVFDGPTDVLYVGTEASVSVQGVRGAGRFAVAEAPASTSYPTTYVQAQDVAVELRGAGRSSRQVHNFGTPANLAADRFIVCEVVTPAENWSSFPAHKHDESITGVESSLEEIYYFESEVSRGVDAPAEAKPFGMFSTYSSPAGAIDINAQVRTGDVALVPFGYHGPAVAAPGYDLYYLNVMAGPDPERVWNITDDPAHGWIRTTWEGQAVDPRLPYLPNSAATQPASSSTEGAHS is encoded by the coding sequence GTGACCGACCAACGCTGGATGTTTGAGCGCGGCACTCTCGCGCGAGACGGCTGGGAAACCGTCGTCGGGTCTGACCTTCCCGGGTGGAAACACACGGGGCTGAGGGTGGCGACGCTTGCTGGTGGAGCATCGCTCGCCCTCGAAGCCAACGCGGAGGCCTCGGTCGAGCGCCTGATCGTGCCGCTTGCCGGCTCGTTTACCGTGCTGGTGACGGAGCCATCAGGCACGTCATCCTTCACGCTGAACGGGAGGACGTCGGTCTTCGATGGCCCGACAGACGTGCTGTACGTTGGCACCGAGGCCTCGGTCAGCGTGCAGGGTGTGCGGGGTGCCGGGCGTTTTGCGGTTGCAGAGGCCCCAGCATCCACCTCGTATCCAACCACCTACGTGCAGGCTCAGGATGTTGCCGTCGAACTGCGAGGTGCCGGACGCTCAAGTCGCCAGGTACATAACTTTGGCACCCCTGCCAACCTCGCCGCCGACCGGTTTATTGTGTGTGAGGTTGTGACGCCGGCCGAGAACTGGTCGTCGTTCCCCGCGCATAAGCACGACGAGAGCATCACCGGCGTAGAGTCGTCGCTTGAAGAGATCTACTACTTCGAGTCGGAGGTCTCTCGCGGCGTTGATGCGCCCGCTGAGGCCAAACCGTTTGGCATGTTCAGCACCTATAGCTCACCAGCCGGCGCGATTGACATCAACGCGCAGGTCCGCACTGGGGACGTCGCTCTTGTGCCATTTGGCTACCACGGTCCCGCAGTCGCGGCTCCCGGCTACGACCTGTACTACCTCAACGTGATGGCCGGCCCCGACCCCGAGCGGGTTTGGAATATCACCGACGACCCAGCACACGGCTGGATTCGCACGACGTGGGAAGGCCAAGCTGTCGACCCTCGGTTGCCATACCTGCCAAACAGTGCGGCTACGCAGCCAGCATCATCCTCTACCGAAGGAGCACACTCGTGA
- a CDS encoding CoA-acylating methylmalonate-semialdehyde dehydrogenase, with translation MSTQSLPTVGHWINGANVESNSGRTSPVYDPALGIVTKNLALANQDEINAAVASAQAAFPAWSNLSLAKRQTVLFRFRELLNERKGELAEIITAEHGKVVSDALGEISRGQEVVEFACGLSHHLKGEYSEQVSSGIDVYSTRQPLGVVGIISPFNFPAMVPMWFFPIAIAAGNTVVLKPSEKDPTAAIWMAELWKEAGLPDGVFTVLNGDKEAVDGLLTHPDVKALSFVGSTPIAQYVYATGTANGKRVQALGGAKNHMLVLPDADLDLVADSAINAGFGSAGERCMAISVIVAVEPVADELIQKITERMTGLVTGDGRRSCDMGPLVTEQHRDKVASYIDIAAADGATVVVDGRGVTPDGDANGFWLGPTLLDNVPTSSRVYTEEIFGPVLSVVRVKSFGDGVDLINSGAFGNGTAIFTNDGGAARRFQNEIQVGMVGINVPLPVPVATFSFGGWKDSLFGDTKAHGAEGVRFYTQVKAITSRWLDPSHGGINLGFPEND, from the coding sequence ATGAGCACGCAGAGCCTTCCTACCGTTGGACACTGGATTAACGGTGCCAACGTCGAATCCAACAGCGGACGCACGTCGCCCGTATACGACCCAGCACTCGGGATTGTGACCAAGAACCTTGCCCTCGCCAACCAGGACGAGATCAACGCTGCCGTCGCTTCTGCACAGGCCGCGTTCCCCGCATGGAGCAACCTGTCGCTCGCGAAGCGCCAGACGGTACTGTTCCGGTTCAGAGAGCTGCTCAACGAGCGCAAGGGCGAACTGGCCGAAATCATCACGGCTGAGCATGGCAAGGTCGTTTCGGATGCGCTCGGCGAGATCAGTCGCGGACAAGAGGTTGTTGAGTTCGCCTGTGGGCTTTCGCACCACCTCAAAGGCGAGTACTCCGAGCAGGTTTCTTCCGGCATCGACGTGTACTCAACCCGCCAGCCGCTCGGCGTTGTTGGCATCATCAGCCCTTTCAACTTCCCGGCCATGGTTCCCATGTGGTTTTTCCCCATCGCCATTGCTGCGGGTAACACGGTGGTGCTGAAGCCGAGCGAGAAAGACCCAACCGCTGCGATTTGGATGGCGGAACTCTGGAAAGAAGCAGGCCTGCCAGACGGCGTATTTACCGTGTTGAACGGCGACAAGGAGGCCGTTGACGGCCTGCTCACCCACCCAGACGTGAAGGCGCTCTCGTTTGTCGGCTCGACGCCAATCGCCCAGTACGTGTACGCAACGGGTACGGCCAACGGCAAACGCGTTCAGGCCCTCGGCGGTGCGAAGAACCATATGCTTGTGCTTCCGGATGCCGACCTCGACCTTGTCGCCGACTCTGCCATCAACGCGGGCTTCGGGTCCGCTGGTGAGCGCTGCATGGCGATCAGCGTGATCGTTGCCGTTGAACCGGTAGCCGACGAGCTTATCCAGAAGATCACGGAGCGCATGACTGGACTCGTCACTGGCGACGGCCGCCGCTCGTGCGACATGGGCCCACTCGTGACCGAGCAGCACCGCGACAAGGTTGCGAGCTACATCGATATCGCCGCCGCCGATGGTGCGACCGTCGTCGTTGACGGGCGAGGCGTAACCCCCGATGGCGATGCAAACGGGTTCTGGCTCGGGCCGACCCTGCTTGACAACGTGCCAACGTCTTCGCGCGTCTACACCGAAGAAATCTTCGGGCCGGTGCTTTCGGTTGTCAGGGTGAAATCCTTTGGTGATGGAGTCGACCTCATCAACAGCGGGGCATTTGGGAACGGCACGGCAATCTTCACCAACGACGGGGGAGCCGCTCGGCGGTTCCAGAATGAGATTCAGGTTGGCATGGTCGGTATCAACGTGCCGCTGCCGGTTCCGGTAGCCACGTTCTCCTTCGGCGGCTGGAAGGACTCGCTGTTTGGCGACACCAAAGCGCACGGCGCAGAGGGAGTTCGCTTCTACACGCAGGTCAAGGCCATTACGTCTCGGTGGCTTGACCCGAGCCACGGCGGAATCAACCTCGGCTTTCCCGAAAACGACTAA
- a CDS encoding Cgl0159 family (beta/alpha)8-fold protein, producing the protein MTTFQKAPLDMDAAERLRQTRAQHPDAIGSILAKRKRRELLRDDNRLFIVAADHPARGALGVGSNGMAMANRYDLLDRLALALSRPGVDGVLGTPDIIEDLALLGVLDDKIVVGSMNRGGLRGSTFEIDDRYTAYDVPSIVDSGLDFAKLLVRICHEDNATVRTLEETARAVTAAAGAQLPIMLEPFRSRWSDGVISNDLSTDAVIESIAIASGLGASSAYSWMKLPVVANMERVMEATTLPTLLLGGDPSGAPDDVYASWEHALALPGVHGLVVGRTLLYPHDNDVSAAVDTAAKLVHTR; encoded by the coding sequence ATGACCACGTTCCAGAAAGCGCCGCTCGATATGGATGCGGCCGAGCGCCTCAGACAGACGCGGGCGCAGCATCCAGACGCTATCGGCAGCATCCTCGCCAAGCGAAAGCGGCGAGAACTGCTCCGTGACGACAACCGGCTGTTTATCGTTGCAGCCGATCATCCCGCACGCGGTGCGCTCGGAGTGGGAAGCAACGGCATGGCGATGGCCAACCGATACGACCTGCTCGACCGGCTTGCGCTTGCGCTCAGCAGGCCAGGCGTTGACGGTGTCCTTGGCACGCCGGACATCATCGAAGACCTGGCGCTGCTCGGTGTGCTCGACGACAAGATCGTGGTTGGCTCGATGAACAGGGGAGGCCTTCGAGGGTCAACCTTCGAGATCGATGACCGTTACACGGCCTATGACGTTCCCTCCATCGTTGACAGCGGGCTCGACTTTGCCAAGCTCCTCGTTCGCATTTGCCACGAGGACAACGCAACGGTTCGAACCCTTGAAGAAACTGCCCGCGCCGTCACCGCTGCCGCTGGGGCACAGCTCCCGATTATGCTTGAGCCGTTTCGCAGCCGCTGGAGTGACGGTGTGATCAGCAACGACCTGAGCACTGACGCCGTGATCGAGTCGATCGCCATTGCGTCAGGGCTTGGCGCATCTTCCGCTTACTCCTGGATGAAACTCCCCGTCGTGGCCAATATGGAGCGGGTCATGGAGGCTACTACGCTTCCAACCCTGCTGCTTGGCGGCGACCCCAGCGGAGCCCCCGACGATGTGTACGCGAGCTGGGAGCATGCCCTTGCCTTGCCAGGGGTGCACGGCCTCGTCGTCGGCCGCACGCTCCTGTACCCACACGACAACGACGTGAGCGCAGCGGTTGATACCGCAGCCAAGCTCGTCCACACACGCTAG
- the iolC gene encoding 5-dehydro-2-deoxygluconokinase, with amino-acid sequence MTESLQPFDLVTIGRVGVDIYPVQTGVGLEDVTSFGKFLGGSATNVAVAAAQHERRTAVITRTGNDPFGRYISREIDRLGVDNRWVSVVEGLNTPVTFCEIFPPDDFPLYFYREPVAPDLLIEADQLDLDAIANARIFWATVTGLSHETSRSAHHAAWNARQRAEFTVLDLDYRPMFWDSPATATAEVGRALEHVTVAVGNREECEIAVGETEPLRAADALLERGVKLAIVKQGPKGVLAKTATETVEVPPYFVDVVNGLGAGDSFGGALCHGLLSGWSLEDTLRFSNIAGALVAGRLECSTAMPRTAEVNEVLERIDR; translated from the coding sequence GTGACGGAGTCGTTGCAGCCATTTGATCTTGTGACCATCGGTCGGGTCGGGGTAGATATCTACCCGGTCCAAACCGGCGTTGGCCTTGAAGACGTCACATCCTTTGGCAAATTCCTTGGCGGGAGCGCCACCAACGTGGCCGTCGCAGCAGCGCAGCACGAGCGCCGCACCGCCGTGATAACCCGCACGGGCAACGATCCGTTTGGGCGGTACATCAGCCGTGAGATCGATCGACTCGGCGTTGACAACCGCTGGGTGAGCGTGGTTGAAGGGCTCAACACGCCCGTGACGTTCTGCGAAATCTTCCCGCCAGACGATTTCCCGCTCTACTTCTACCGCGAGCCGGTCGCGCCCGACCTGCTCATCGAGGCCGATCAGCTTGACCTCGACGCCATCGCCAACGCGCGCATCTTCTGGGCAACCGTCACGGGCCTCAGCCACGAAACCAGCAGGTCAGCTCATCACGCCGCCTGGAACGCACGCCAGCGGGCCGAGTTCACCGTGCTCGACCTCGACTACCGGCCGATGTTCTGGGATTCTCCAGCAACAGCGACCGCAGAGGTGGGGCGCGCACTAGAACACGTGACCGTTGCGGTTGGCAATAGGGAAGAATGCGAAATTGCGGTGGGGGAGACCGAGCCGCTGCGGGCCGCTGACGCGCTCCTCGAGCGCGGGGTGAAGCTTGCCATCGTCAAGCAAGGGCCAAAGGGTGTTCTTGCCAAGACGGCGACGGAAACGGTCGAAGTTCCGCCCTACTTCGTTGACGTCGTCAATGGGCTTGGAGCGGGCGATAGCTTCGGTGGTGCACTCTGCCACGGTCTCCTTTCCGGATGGTCGCTCGAAGACACGCTCCGATTTTCAAACATCGCCGGCGCGCTGGTCGCCGGCCGCCTCGAATGCTCAACGGCGATGCCTCGCACCGCCGAGGTTAACGAGGTTCTCGAAAGGATTGATCGATGA
- a CDS encoding RluA family pseudouridine synthase gives MESRALYVPDGLEGVRVDAALAKLLGFSRSFAAEVLAEGGVLVDGSVASKSDRLQAGSHIDVSWTPKEGPKIVPVEVEDFKIIHDDDDLVVIDKPVGIAAHPAIGWSGPTVLGALAAAGYTIATSGAQERAGIVQRLDVGTSGLMVVAKSEKAYSLLKRAFRDRTVEKVYHAIVQGHPDPFAGTIDAPIGRHPGSEWKFAVTQDGKHSVTHYETLEAFPYATMLEIHLETGRTHQIRVHMAAQRHPCVGDAMYGADPTLSAKLGLERQWLHAKELSFTHPGTNEWVTYRSEYPADLQHALDVLRAQ, from the coding sequence GTGGAGAGTAGGGCCCTGTACGTTCCTGACGGCCTCGAAGGTGTCAGGGTTGATGCCGCGCTGGCGAAGCTCCTTGGGTTCTCTCGCAGTTTTGCCGCAGAGGTGCTCGCCGAAGGTGGCGTGCTGGTTGACGGCAGCGTTGCGTCGAAGTCAGACCGACTCCAAGCTGGGTCGCACATCGACGTGAGTTGGACGCCAAAAGAGGGTCCGAAGATTGTGCCGGTTGAGGTTGAAGACTTTAAGATCATCCACGATGACGACGATCTTGTGGTGATTGATAAGCCGGTTGGTATTGCTGCGCATCCGGCTATCGGATGGTCGGGTCCAACCGTGCTCGGTGCCCTCGCGGCAGCTGGCTACACCATCGCAACATCTGGCGCCCAAGAGCGCGCCGGAATTGTGCAACGCCTTGACGTTGGTACGAGTGGTCTTATGGTCGTCGCGAAAAGCGAAAAAGCGTATTCGCTGTTGAAGCGCGCGTTCCGCGACCGCACGGTCGAGAAGGTATACCACGCCATTGTGCAGGGGCATCCTGACCCATTTGCTGGGACTATCGACGCTCCTATTGGGCGGCATCCCGGTTCCGAATGGAAATTTGCGGTGACCCAAGATGGCAAACATTCGGTGACACACTACGAGACGCTTGAGGCGTTTCCGTATGCCACGATGCTCGAGATTCACCTTGAGACCGGCCGCACGCACCAGATTCGTGTGCACATGGCGGCCCAGCGGCATCCCTGTGTTGGCGATGCAATGTACGGTGCTGACCCGACGCTTTCGGCAAAGCTTGGCCTTGAACGGCAGTGGTTGCACGCAAAAGAGCTGTCATTTACCCATCCTGGCACCAACGAATGGGTCACCTACCGCAGTGAGTATCCCGCGGATCTGCAGCACGCGCTTGACGTGTTGCGCGCGCAGTAA